One genomic region from Glaciimonas sp. PAMC28666 encodes:
- a CDS encoding flavodoxin family protein, with product MTEPRKGQAPAVLKRDEFHLEFRRSFIDPTFDAVKLEIDKVEQVAWENYINGNKSPITEKAGSEFEDPAYDLSVEWKATRDTLIKAEARQKDPATKSRVLLICGSARNDGSCPGEISKSFRLVKYATETLEAQNIEVDLLDLSLLISDYDKHIHPCKGCVSTAMPLCHWPCSCYPNHGQRQTNDWMADIYEKWVSAHAVIIVTPVYWYQTPSVLKLMIDRLVCADGGNPDPTTTSGKNAQKAKDLELKGWPYPKHLSGRGYGLVVHGDVAGIEGVRRGLSDWLDWMGLIDAGTSARLDRFIGYYESYAESHEVLDRDLAVQEEVRNVARAVANAVGKIRAGDFTPPDAELKRPRPK from the coding sequence GTGACGGAACCCCGCAAAGGGCAAGCCCCTGCAGTCTTGAAAAGAGATGAATTTCACCTGGAATTTCGACGCTCCTTTATCGATCCAACCTTTGATGCAGTGAAATTGGAAATTGATAAAGTCGAGCAGGTGGCGTGGGAAAACTATATCAATGGCAATAAATCGCCCATCACCGAAAAGGCCGGATCTGAATTTGAGGACCCTGCCTATGATCTGTCGGTTGAATGGAAAGCCACCCGCGATACATTGATTAAAGCGGAAGCGCGCCAAAAGGACCCTGCGACCAAATCGCGGGTGTTGCTGATTTGTGGTTCGGCGCGCAATGATGGCAGTTGTCCGGGCGAAATTTCCAAAAGTTTCCGTTTGGTTAAATACGCTACCGAGACATTGGAAGCACAAAACATTGAGGTCGATTTACTGGATTTGAGCCTGCTCATTTCCGACTACGACAAGCATATTCATCCGTGCAAAGGCTGTGTCTCAACGGCCATGCCGTTATGTCATTGGCCGTGCAGCTGCTACCCGAATCATGGTCAGCGCCAGACCAATGACTGGATGGCTGACATCTACGAAAAATGGGTCTCCGCGCACGCCGTCATTATCGTCACGCCGGTATATTGGTATCAAACGCCATCGGTCTTAAAGCTCATGATCGACCGCCTGGTTTGTGCCGACGGCGGCAATCCCGATCCGACCACCACCTCCGGCAAAAACGCGCAGAAAGCTAAAGATCTCGAGTTAAAGGGATGGCCCTATCCGAAGCATCTGAGTGGCCGTGGTTATGGTCTGGTGGTGCATGGTGACGTGGCGGGAATTGAAGGTGTGCGGCGCGGCCTGTCGGACTGGCTGGATTGGATGGGCCTGATCGATGCGGGCACTTCTGCACGACTGGACCGGTTTATCGGCTATTACGAATCGTATGCGGAAAGCCACGAAGTATTGGATCGCGATTTGGCGGTGCAGGAGGAGGTGCGCAATGTTGCCCGCGCCGTGGCAAATGCGGTCGGAAAAATACGGGCGGGAGATTTTACACCGCCGGATGCGGAGTTGAAACGACCTCGGCCGAAATAG
- the gsiB gene encoding glutathione ABC transporter substrate-binding protein GsiB translates to MLAARHFYGKPIGKVLVSTAVALAAQLAAGQAFAAKDVTLAVASTFTTLDPYDSNDTLSQAVIKSFYQGLFGFDKDLKLVNVLAEGYDVSKDGLVYTIRLRKNVKFQDGTDFKADAVKMSLERVINPDNKLKRFNLFNRIAKVDVVNDYEAKITLKEPFSPFINTLAHSSAAMISPTALKQYGNKEIAFHPVGTGPFKFVEWKQTDYLKVSKFDGYWKKGYPKIDSITWKPVIDNNTRSAIMQTGEAQFAFPLPYEQADLLKSKTNLDLISAPSIVQRYISMNTQQKPFDNPKVREAINYAINKQALVKVAFNGYAVPQDGVLPQGVDYALKTGPWPYDVKKAKQLLTEAGYPNGFETELWSAYNHTTAQKIIQFVQQQLAQVGIKVKVMALEAGQRVEKVESAPNPATAPVRMYYTGWSSSTGEADWGLRPLLASESFPPKLFNTAYYKSAKVDGDIANALTTTDRVQKTALYKDAQTEIWKDAPWAFLVTEKLLYARSKNLKGMYVMPDGSFNFDEIELK, encoded by the coding sequence ATGCTTGCAGCGCGACATTTTTACGGAAAACCGATTGGTAAAGTTTTAGTTAGCACCGCAGTCGCACTGGCGGCGCAGCTTGCCGCTGGCCAGGCTTTTGCTGCCAAAGATGTCACGCTGGCGGTTGCGTCGACCTTTACTACCTTGGACCCATACGATAGCAACGATACGTTGTCGCAAGCGGTGATCAAGTCGTTTTACCAGGGTTTGTTTGGTTTCGATAAAGATCTGAAATTGGTGAATGTGCTGGCAGAAGGGTATGACGTCAGCAAGGATGGTCTGGTGTACACCATTCGTCTGCGCAAAAACGTAAAGTTTCAGGATGGAACCGATTTCAAGGCGGATGCAGTCAAAATGTCACTGGAGCGGGTGATTAATCCGGATAATAAATTAAAGCGCTTTAACCTGTTCAACCGGATTGCGAAGGTCGATGTGGTCAATGACTACGAAGCGAAGATTACGTTAAAAGAGCCTTTCTCACCTTTTATTAATACACTGGCCCATTCTTCTGCTGCGATGATTTCACCGACTGCGTTGAAGCAATACGGGAATAAAGAAATTGCTTTTCATCCGGTCGGTACTGGCCCTTTCAAATTTGTGGAATGGAAACAGACGGATTACCTGAAGGTCAGCAAATTCGACGGGTATTGGAAAAAGGGCTATCCAAAGATTGATAGCATTACCTGGAAGCCGGTCATCGATAACAATACCCGCAGTGCGATTATGCAAACCGGTGAGGCACAGTTTGCGTTTCCGCTGCCATATGAGCAAGCCGATTTGTTGAAGAGTAAAACCAATCTGGACCTGATTTCGGCACCATCGATTGTGCAACGTTATATCTCGATGAACACGCAGCAAAAACCGTTTGATAATCCCAAAGTGCGCGAAGCAATCAACTACGCCATCAATAAGCAAGCGTTGGTGAAAGTCGCATTTAACGGTTATGCCGTGCCGCAGGATGGCGTGTTGCCACAAGGCGTGGATTACGCGCTGAAAACCGGGCCGTGGCCGTACGATGTAAAAAAGGCTAAGCAACTGCTGACCGAAGCGGGTTATCCAAACGGGTTCGAAACCGAGTTGTGGTCAGCCTATAACCACACCACAGCGCAAAAGATCATTCAGTTCGTGCAACAACAGTTGGCGCAGGTTGGTATCAAGGTAAAGGTTATGGCTTTGGAAGCCGGCCAACGCGTGGAGAAAGTGGAAAGCGCCCCGAATCCAGCCACCGCACCGGTGCGGATGTATTACACAGGCTGGTCGTCGTCCACTGGCGAAGCGGATTGGGGCTTGCGTCCGTTGTTAGCATCCGAATCTTTTCCGCCCAAATTGTTCAATACTGCGTATTACAAGAGCGCCAAGGTGGACGGTGACATCGCGAATGCACTCACAACCACCGATCGCGTGCAGAAGACGGCGTTATATAAAGATGCCCAAACGGAAATCTGGAAAGATGCGCCCTGGGCCTTTCTTGTGACCGAAAAGCTGTTGTACGCCCGTAGCAAGAATCTGAAAGGCATGTATGTGATGCCTGACGGCTCGTTCAATTTCGACGAAATCGAATTGAAATAA
- a CDS encoding MurR/RpiR family transcriptional regulator encodes MQLHTANAWQRHSAVAERIGKVYPALSKAHRKAADYVLANVFRAATMTIDELADVVGFSLATANRFAHALGFDGYPAFRAALVLDFASSLAPVEKLRDQVGRAATSAEIMANALTADIQNLEATRRALVPELCDRAVSMILNADRIFVLGFGASAHLAGITAHALEPYCRNVISVAGPGGPSQTARQFFKIDQRDLVIAMAFPRYVTDTITLATLAKERGAQLLAFTDVPTSPLVPLADVTLYAQTERLLAPTSDAAALALIQATCDAVAHRADRSVHAASKMTEVVLPWLHYPDWQEKPEAKQSKPAVKSKSDNGKPSLSKSTIKAAAVKAPSTKSVAKKAALT; translated from the coding sequence GTGCAACTACACACTGCAAATGCATGGCAGCGCCATAGTGCTGTCGCTGAACGGATTGGCAAGGTTTATCCTGCGCTGTCGAAGGCGCATCGAAAGGCCGCCGATTATGTATTGGCGAATGTGTTCCGGGCGGCGACGATGACCATCGACGAATTGGCTGACGTTGTCGGTTTTTCTCTGGCGACGGCGAATCGTTTTGCGCATGCGCTTGGGTTTGATGGCTATCCGGCGTTCCGGGCGGCGTTGGTGCTGGATTTTGCATCGTCGTTGGCACCGGTTGAAAAATTGCGCGACCAGGTCGGGCGTGCTGCGACAAGCGCAGAGATTATGGCGAATGCGCTGACTGCGGATATTCAGAATCTGGAAGCGACCAGGCGTGCGCTGGTGCCGGAGCTGTGCGATCGTGCAGTGAGCATGATACTGAATGCGGATCGCATCTTTGTGCTGGGGTTTGGTGCCAGCGCGCATCTGGCCGGGATAACGGCGCATGCGTTGGAGCCTTATTGCCGCAACGTCATTTCGGTGGCAGGCCCGGGTGGCCCGTCGCAGACAGCGCGCCAGTTTTTTAAAATCGATCAACGTGATTTGGTCATTGCGATGGCTTTTCCGCGTTATGTCACGGATACGATCACGCTGGCGACGTTGGCCAAGGAGCGCGGCGCGCAGCTGCTGGCGTTCACCGATGTCCCTACTTCCCCATTGGTGCCGCTGGCCGACGTGACATTGTATGCACAGACAGAGCGTTTATTGGCGCCGACCTCGGATGCGGCCGCGCTGGCGCTGATTCAGGCGACCTGTGACGCGGTTGCACACCGAGCAGATCGCTCCGTGCATGCTGCATCAAAAATGACTGAGGTTGTACTTCCCTGGTTACATTATCCCGACTGGCAGGAAAAGCCTGAGGCTAAACAAAGTAAACCGGCCGTCAAGTCGAAGTCTGACAACGGCAAGCCGTCTTTATCCAAGTCGACCATCAAAGCAGCCGCTGTCAAAGCGCCATCAACCAAATCCGTTGCAAAAAAGGCTGCGCTAACGTGA
- the gsiD gene encoding glutathione ABC transporter permease GsiD codes for MVAAVLAPLPTTIRTPWSEFWRKFKKQHLAVAAGCFVLFLIVLAIAAPYLVPYDAENYFDYDALNAGPSMAHWFGVDSLGRDIFSRILMGTRISLAAGFSSVAVGAIVGTFFGLIAGYYEGWADRIIMRICDVLFAFPGILLAIGIVAILGSGMSNVIFAVAIFSIPTFARLVRGNTLVLKHLTFIEAVRSIGANDRTIILRHIFPGTVSAVVVYFTMRIGTSIITAASLSFLGMGAQPPMPEWGAMLNEARADMMTAPHIAIFPSLAIFFTVLAFNLLGDVLRDALDPKIDRR; via the coding sequence ATTGTGGCAGCGGTGCTGGCACCATTGCCGACAACTATCCGTACGCCATGGAGTGAATTCTGGCGCAAGTTCAAGAAGCAGCATCTGGCCGTTGCAGCGGGTTGCTTTGTGTTGTTTCTGATTGTGTTGGCGATAGCGGCACCGTATCTGGTGCCCTACGACGCAGAAAATTATTTTGATTACGATGCGCTGAACGCCGGGCCGTCAATGGCGCATTGGTTCGGAGTTGATTCATTGGGGCGCGACATCTTTAGCCGCATATTGATGGGTACGCGGATTTCTCTGGCTGCCGGTTTTTCTTCAGTGGCGGTGGGCGCAATCGTGGGCACGTTCTTTGGTCTGATCGCCGGCTATTATGAAGGCTGGGCCGATCGCATCATTATGCGTATCTGCGATGTATTGTTTGCTTTCCCTGGAATTTTGCTGGCTATCGGTATTGTGGCGATTTTGGGTAGCGGCATGTCTAACGTCATCTTTGCGGTCGCCATTTTCAGCATTCCAACCTTTGCCCGACTGGTGCGCGGCAACACGCTGGTGTTGAAGCATCTGACCTTTATTGAGGCGGTGCGCAGCATCGGTGCGAATGACCGCACGATCATCTTGCGGCATATTTTCCCCGGCACGGTATCAGCGGTGGTGGTGTATTTCACGATGCGTATCGGTACCTCGATTATCACCGCGGCCAGTCTGTCGTTTCTAGGCATGGGCGCGCAGCCGCCGATGCCGGAGTGGGGCGCGATGCTGAATGAAGCACGTGCCGACATGATGACGGCACCGCACATTGCGATTTTCCCTAGTCTGGCAATTTTCTTCACGGTGCTGGCTTTTAATTTGCTGGGGGATGTCTTGCGGGACGCATTAGACCCTAAGATTGATCGCCGCTGA
- a CDS encoding isoaspartyl peptidase/L-asparaginase family protein has protein sequence MATIAIHGGAGTILRSAMNTEQEQAYRDALSDILKAAQKMLADGGSALDAVTKAVSMLEDCPLFNAGKGAVYNSAGTHELDAAIMDGATLAAGAVASVAHLRNPILAARAVMEHSEHILLVGAGAENFAADNGVAVVDAAYFHTEARHAQWLRARKQDGMMLLDHDATSEAAEIAPIDPDNKFGTVGAVALDVHGNLAAATSTGGITNKRVGRVGDTPLIGAGCYANNRTAAISATGTGEAFMRTVAAYDISARMEYAGCSLHDAAEQVVMTLLPRYNGRGGLIAIDAQGNVAFPFNTEGMYRGVARVGSSVVTAIYQSDSL, from the coding sequence ATTGCGACGATTGCCATCCACGGCGGCGCAGGGACGATCTTGCGCAGCGCGATGAACACCGAGCAGGAACAGGCGTATCGCGACGCGTTGAGCGACATTCTTAAGGCCGCACAAAAAATGCTGGCGGATGGTGGCAGCGCGCTTGATGCCGTGACCAAGGCGGTCAGCATGCTGGAAGATTGTCCGTTGTTCAATGCCGGGAAAGGCGCTGTTTATAACAGCGCAGGAACGCATGAGCTGGATGCTGCGATCATGGATGGCGCAACGTTGGCGGCTGGCGCTGTCGCCAGTGTCGCGCATCTGCGTAACCCAATTCTGGCCGCGCGTGCTGTGATGGAGCACAGCGAGCACATTTTGTTAGTCGGTGCAGGTGCGGAAAATTTCGCGGCCGATAATGGCGTCGCTGTGGTGGATGCAGCCTATTTCCATACCGAGGCCCGCCATGCGCAATGGCTGCGTGCACGTAAACAGGACGGCATGATGTTGCTGGATCATGATGCCACCAGCGAGGCCGCCGAGATTGCGCCTATCGATCCGGATAACAAATTTGGAACCGTGGGTGCGGTGGCGCTTGATGTGCACGGCAACCTTGCAGCGGCGACGTCGACCGGCGGAATTACGAATAAACGTGTAGGCCGGGTGGGCGATACGCCGCTGATCGGGGCGGGTTGTTACGCCAACAATCGGACCGCGGCTATTTCAGCTACTGGAACAGGGGAGGCCTTTATGCGGACCGTCGCTGCCTATGACATTTCTGCCCGGATGGAATATGCGGGATGTTCATTACACGACGCAGCCGAACAGGTTGTGATGACGTTGCTGCCGCGCTATAACGGGCGTGGTGGTTTGATTGCCATTGACGCCCAGGGAAATGTGGCGTTCCCGTTTAATACCGAAGGCATGTATCGCGGGGTCGCCAGAGTGGGCAGCTCTGTGGTGACGGCCATCTATCAGTCAGATAGCTTATGA
- a CDS encoding ParA family protein: MKRCVFNQKGGVGKSTIAVNLAAIAAYQGRKTLLIDMDSQCNSSRYLLGDSAKEVTPTIADFFEEMLGYSFYPKAPNTYTHETQFENLHVIPSHANLGDLQTKLESRHKIYKLRDALGELAKDYDEIIIDTPPAYGFFSQVALIASDTCLIPFDCDDFSREALYTLMNNISEIRADHNANLQIEGIVVNQFQPRANLPQRLVDELIAEGLPVLNSKLSSSVIIRESHSQRLPMIHLDKNHKLSSEFLALYSELQRA; this comes from the coding sequence ATGAAGAGGTGTGTATTCAATCAAAAGGGTGGAGTTGGCAAGTCAACGATTGCCGTCAATCTTGCAGCAATTGCCGCTTATCAGGGTAGAAAAACACTTCTGATTGACATGGACTCACAGTGCAACTCAAGCCGCTACCTGCTGGGTGACTCTGCCAAAGAAGTCACGCCAACGATTGCCGATTTTTTTGAGGAAATGCTTGGCTATAGTTTTTATCCAAAAGCACCGAACACTTACACACACGAGACACAGTTCGAAAATTTACACGTGATCCCCTCTCATGCAAACTTGGGTGATTTGCAAACAAAATTGGAGTCACGTCATAAAATCTACAAGCTGCGCGATGCCCTGGGCGAGCTGGCCAAGGATTATGATGAGATTATTATCGATACCCCTCCGGCCTATGGTTTTTTTTCCCAGGTGGCCTTGATCGCTTCGGACACCTGTCTCATTCCGTTTGATTGCGATGACTTCTCTCGTGAAGCACTCTACACGCTAATGAATAACATCAGCGAAATCCGTGCCGACCACAATGCCAACCTGCAGATCGAAGGCATTGTCGTCAACCAGTTCCAGCCGCGTGCCAACCTTCCCCAGCGCCTGGTTGATGAGTTGATCGCCGAAGGTCTACCCGTATTAAACAGCAAACTGTCGAGCTCTGTCATTATTCGTGAGTCACACAGCCAGCGTCTGCCCATGATTCATCTTGATAAAAATCATAAATTGAGTAGCGAATTTTTGGCGCTTTATAGCGAGCTTCAGCGAGCTTGA
- a CDS encoding P1 family peptidase — protein MAPIIGSLPAGPSNSISDVAGVTVGHATLMQGSIQTGVTVIRPHGGDPFRDKVPAATVVLNGFGKSMGLVQVQELGVLETPIALTNTMSVGTVATAQILSAMKANPEIGRSDPTLNPLVFECNDGYLNDIQAMAVTAAHYQQALDDAAPQFAQGAVGAGRGMSCFDLKGGIGSASRYAKISGVDGQQYCVGALVLANFGKLTDLTLAGIRIGDQLHRQDATQTGSPENERPEMGSIIMIIATDAPLDARQLGRLAKRCGIGLGRTGSHYGHGSGDIALAFSTAQTISYRPDGATQQFFMLHDSLLDPLFKAVVESTEQAIVNALFAAETVIGRDGHRRSALRDVTLSGGTPADLI, from the coding sequence ATGGCTCCGATCATTGGTTCGCTTCCCGCCGGACCTTCAAACTCTATCAGTGATGTAGCGGGCGTCACCGTTGGCCACGCTACGTTGATGCAAGGTTCGATACAAACTGGCGTTACCGTGATTCGCCCGCATGGCGGCGATCCGTTCCGTGACAAGGTGCCAGCCGCAACCGTGGTATTGAATGGCTTCGGCAAAAGTATGGGGCTGGTACAGGTGCAGGAACTGGGCGTGCTTGAGACGCCGATAGCATTGACCAACACCATGTCGGTTGGCACGGTTGCCACTGCGCAGATCCTTTCTGCGATGAAAGCTAATCCTGAAATAGGGCGCTCCGATCCGACGCTCAATCCATTGGTGTTTGAGTGCAATGACGGCTATTTGAATGATATTCAGGCGATGGCTGTTACCGCAGCACATTATCAACAAGCACTGGACGACGCGGCGCCGCAATTTGCGCAAGGCGCAGTCGGTGCCGGTCGTGGCATGTCGTGCTTTGACTTGAAGGGCGGTATCGGGTCAGCATCGCGCTATGCCAAAATTAGCGGGGTTGATGGCCAGCAATATTGCGTCGGGGCGCTGGTCCTGGCAAATTTCGGCAAGCTGACCGATTTGACGCTGGCTGGCATCCGCATCGGCGATCAGCTGCACAGGCAAGACGCTACGCAAACAGGATCGCCGGAGAACGAACGTCCGGAAATGGGCTCGATTATTATGATCATTGCGACCGATGCGCCGCTGGATGCCCGTCAACTGGGTCGTCTGGCAAAGCGCTGCGGTATCGGTCTTGGCCGCACCGGATCTCACTACGGACACGGGAGCGGCGATATTGCGTTGGCGTTCTCGACGGCACAGACGATTTCGTATCGTCCGGATGGCGCTACCCAACAATTCTTCATGCTGCACGATAGCTTGCTTGATCCCTTATTTAAAGCCGTGGTTGAGAGCACTGAACAGGCAATTGTGAATGCGTTGTTTGCTGCTGAAACGGTGATTGGACGTGATGGTCATCGGCGTAGCGCATTGCGCGATGTGACACTTTCTGGTGGCACCCCCGCCGATCTTATTTAA
- the gsiC gene encoding glutathione ABC transporter permease GsiC, with protein sequence MFPYVLKRLIGLIPTLLIVAVMVFMFVHLLPGDPARLVAGPEADLQTVEMIRHDLGLDKPIHKQFLNYFGNALRGDFGNSLRTKRPVSQEIAERFWPTFWLTVTSMVWAVIFGLFIGIVSAVWRNKWPDRLGMTLAVSGISFPAFALGMLLMELFSVKLGWLPTIGADSWRHYILPSLTLGAAVAAVMARFTRASFVEILQEDFVRTARAKGLSETVVVLKHCLRNSLIPVVTMMGLQFGFLLGGSIVVEMVFNWPGMGRLLIDAVDMRDYPVIQAEILLFSLEFIFINLIVDVLYAVINPSIRYK encoded by the coding sequence ATGTTTCCTTATGTGTTAAAACGCCTGATAGGCCTGATACCGACCTTACTGATCGTTGCGGTCATGGTGTTTATGTTTGTGCATCTGCTGCCGGGTGATCCTGCGCGGCTGGTGGCGGGGCCGGAGGCGGATCTCCAGACGGTGGAGATGATTCGCCACGATCTTGGTCTGGACAAGCCCATTCATAAGCAATTTTTGAATTATTTCGGTAACGCCTTGCGCGGTGACTTTGGAAATTCGCTCCGTACCAAGCGGCCTGTCAGCCAGGAGATCGCAGAACGGTTTTGGCCAACGTTTTGGCTTACCGTTACCAGCATGGTGTGGGCGGTAATCTTCGGCCTGTTTATTGGTATTGTGTCCGCCGTATGGCGCAATAAATGGCCTGATCGCCTGGGGATGACATTGGCGGTGTCGGGGATTTCGTTTCCGGCGTTTGCGCTGGGGATGCTGTTAATGGAGTTGTTCTCAGTCAAGCTGGGCTGGTTACCGACCATCGGTGCCGATAGCTGGCGTCACTATATTTTACCGTCGCTGACCCTTGGCGCGGCAGTTGCAGCGGTGATGGCACGTTTTACCCGCGCCTCGTTTGTTGAAATATTACAAGAAGACTTTGTCCGAACTGCCCGGGCTAAAGGGCTTTCTGAAACCGTTGTCGTTCTGAAGCATTGCTTACGTAATTCACTGATTCCTGTCGTCACGATGATGGGTCTGCAATTTGGATTTTTGCTAGGCGGCTCGATCGTGGTGGAAATGGTCTTCAACTGGCCCGGTATGGGGCGACTGCTGATTGACGCAGTGGACATGCGTGACTATCCGGTGATTCAGGCTGAGATTTTATTGTTCTCGCTGGAATTTATCTTTATCAATTTGATTGTTGACGTTTTGTACGCCGTCATCAATCCGAGCATCCGTTACAAGTGA
- a CDS encoding dipeptide ABC transporter ATP-binding protein: MGVSFVTSERTVEAVRKLSFHIDAGETLAIVGESGSGKSVSSQAIMRLIDYGGGKIADTSRMEFHRRNGSAIDLAKADQTTMRHIRGAEIAMIFQEPMTSLNPVFTVGEQIAESIRLHQGKDFSAARAEALRMLEIVRIPEARRILDRHPHQLSGGMRQRVMIAMALSCKPSLLIADEPTTALDVTIQAQILQLIRALQDEMQMAVMFITHDMGVVAEIADRVVVMRQGEKVEEGNVHAIFAAPQHPYTRALLAAVPRLGAMHGTDLPERIAIAGAVPPVTAELAAEAHIVRSLRSIPGADSTQQPLLKVRNLTTRFDIKSGIFSRVKQRVHAVEQISFDLYPGETLALVGESGCGKSTTGRSLLRLVDITSGSVEFGDRDLATLPRSELRSLRREIQFIFQDPFASLDPRLTVGYSIMEPLLVHGMAEGAQERVAYLLERVGLLPEHAQRYPHEFSGGQRQRICIARALALNPKIVIADESVSALDVSIQAQIVNLLLDLQQELGISFIFISHDMAVVERVSHRVAVMYLGQIVEIGPRRAIFENPQHPYTRKLMAAVPVADPTQRHRKRALQQDEIPSPIRAVGDLPLVEPLKQVGPGHFVAMHKVGGAF, translated from the coding sequence ATGGGTGTCAGTTTTGTTACTTCGGAGCGCACGGTAGAGGCGGTTCGCAAGCTGTCATTCCATATTGACGCTGGCGAAACGCTGGCCATCGTGGGTGAATCGGGTTCGGGCAAGTCGGTATCTTCTCAAGCGATCATGCGGCTGATCGATTATGGCGGCGGCAAAATTGCCGATACCAGTCGGATGGAGTTCCATCGTCGTAATGGAAGTGCGATTGATCTGGCGAAGGCCGATCAGACTACCATGCGGCACATCCGCGGTGCGGAAATTGCGATGATTTTCCAGGAACCGATGACGTCGCTCAATCCCGTATTTACGGTGGGCGAGCAAATTGCTGAATCGATCCGCTTGCATCAGGGTAAGGATTTTTCGGCCGCACGGGCCGAGGCATTGCGGATGCTGGAGATCGTGCGGATACCTGAGGCACGTCGTATTCTGGACCGCCATCCACATCAATTATCCGGTGGTATGCGGCAACGGGTGATGATTGCGATGGCGCTGTCTTGCAAGCCATCGTTGTTGATTGCAGACGAGCCTACCACGGCGCTGGATGTGACCATTCAGGCGCAGATATTGCAATTGATCCGTGCCTTGCAGGACGAAATGCAGATGGCCGTCATGTTCATCACGCACGATATGGGCGTTGTGGCAGAGATCGCGGACCGAGTAGTTGTGATGCGGCAGGGCGAGAAGGTTGAAGAGGGTAATGTGCATGCCATCTTTGCAGCGCCGCAGCACCCCTACACTCGCGCGCTATTGGCAGCGGTGCCGCGTCTCGGCGCGATGCACGGGACAGACCTGCCGGAACGGATTGCCATCGCCGGAGCTGTTCCACCGGTGACAGCGGAGTTGGCGGCTGAAGCCCACATTGTGCGCTCGCTGCGATCAATTCCAGGGGCTGATTCAACCCAGCAGCCGCTGCTGAAAGTTCGCAATCTGACGACACGCTTCGATATAAAAAGCGGGATTTTCAGTCGCGTCAAACAGCGTGTGCATGCAGTCGAACAAATCAGTTTTGATCTTTATCCCGGCGAGACGCTGGCGCTGGTTGGCGAGTCGGGCTGCGGTAAATCAACGACTGGGCGTTCCTTGCTGCGTTTGGTGGATATCACGAGCGGAAGCGTTGAGTTCGGAGATCGCGATCTGGCAACATTGCCACGTTCTGAGTTGCGATCTTTGCGACGTGAAATACAATTTATTTTTCAAGACCCGTTTGCGTCCCTTGATCCACGCTTGACGGTCGGATATTCCATCATGGAACCGCTGTTGGTACATGGGATGGCCGAGGGCGCACAGGAGCGGGTCGCCTATTTGTTGGAGCGCGTGGGTTTGTTGCCAGAGCATGCACAGCGCTATCCGCACGAATTCTCGGGTGGACAGCGTCAACGTATTTGTATCGCCCGTGCTTTGGCGCTGAATCCCAAGATAGTGATTGCGGACGAGTCCGTATCGGCATTGGATGTATCGATACAAGCGCAGATTGTGAACCTGCTGCTGGATTTGCAACAAGAATTAGGTATTTCATTTATCTTCATTTCGCATGACATGGCAGTGGTGGAGCGCGTCAGTCATCGGGTGGCGGTGATGTATCTGGGGCAAATTGTAGAGATCGGACCGCGGCGTGCGATCTTTGAAAATCCGCAACATCCTTATACCCGCAAGCTGATGGCCGCGGTGCCGGTTGCTGATCCGACCCAACGTCATCGCAAGCGAGCGTTGCAACAGGACGAGATTCCAAGCCCGATTCGTGCCGTCGGCGATCTGCCTTTGGTGGAGCCGCTAAAGCAAGTGGGACCGGGACACTTTGTCGCCATGCACAAGGTAGGCGGTGCTTTTTAA